The sequence below is a genomic window from Lolium perenne isolate Kyuss_39 chromosome 4, Kyuss_2.0, whole genome shotgun sequence.
CGGGAGGCGGCATTGCTGATAGCTTGGCTCAGCTGTATAACAGCGTTCGGAGAGCGGTGGAGGCAAACAGGGCGAAAGAAAGCGATGGTCGGTTCACGGTCATGATAGACGATGTTTCACTTTTGGAAGTTGCTGCCAATGGTTCCGCGGATGACGTCTTGGACTTCTTGCACTACTGTGTCACACTCACTTCTGAGATGGTAAAAACTAGCTAGGTCTATCAAACGCTGCCAGTACTCTGTTCTTCGCCAGATATTCACATCCTTGACACCTTGTTTTCTTGTGTTACCAGAACTGCTCACTCGTGGTCCTTGTTCATGAGGACATCTATTCAAGCGAGGATGGAGTGGGACTTCTTTTGCATCTGCGCTACATTGCGGACCTTGTGATTAGAGCCGCGCCTTTGAGCACCGGTTTGGCTGCTGATGTTCACGGACAGGTTAGATTCTTGTTCACCGATTCACATACCTTCTTCACTTCTTGGTTCTGTATTTTGAGCGGGCATTGTGGTAAATTTGCTCCAGCCAACATTGTTCTCATCCTGAAGGATGACACTTGACGAGTGTTTGAAATGTTTCCAACAGCTTTCCGTGGTTAACAAGGGGATGATGCTCAGCGAGCAAAGGCTGGCAAAAGGGCAGAAAGTTTGGAACTTCCATTTCAAAGTGAAGGAGAATGGCGCAGAGTTCTTCTACCCAGGAAGCAGGCATTAGGATTTttactctgcaggctcgcaattcttgcgctcttcttgTGTTTCTTACGCCACCCTTGTGTGTGTATCCAGGAGGAGGTGTACTCAATACTGTACTGTAAAAGACACTGCAAAGAACTTCAGTACCAGAACATTCAGTTACCTGTAGAGTGGAAATGTATCTTTTTGACTTGAGAACACCACCATGCCATCAACTGCTGCAGTTACTTTAGCTATATCAAGATTTACATGCATGATTGATCAAATAAACCGCTGTCGTAGCTGGCTTGCTCCTCCTTAAAACTCTATTCGACTACAGCATACCTCTCCAAGAGAACTGAAGATCGCAAACCACAACGACAACTAAAATAGTACTACAACTGATGGCCACATATTACAAATGTTCACCTGAAGTCTGCCACAGACAATAACCATACgggttttcatttatttgatcacctaTGTAATTTTCCGTGTGTCAAACAAGACGCCACGTTGGATTAGGAGGGTCATGTTATCTGTCTGCTGCTTGGCCAGCCTGATCTTCTTGTCCAGATTGCCTCACGAATTGCCCACGCACCCGTGGCCGCTGCTCAGCCAGCTTCTTCCTGCTTTGGTAGCGCACCTGTAGATAGGCGACAAAGCCATCAGAAACATATCACACCAACCAGACCTTGGTAAAAATGTTGCAGCTGAGATGAAACAGTAGCATTAATACATGTAAAATACTGCTTACTGATAATAGTGCTGCAGATAAAATCATACTCCCTATGGATAACTTTGTAGAAAGTGTTCCGCTCATTCAGCAAGTGTCTATGTTTCTCCATTTGGATAAAATAGGGCCATTACATATTTGGAAGTAACATAAAATTGTGTTTTCTCTCTTGCAAAAGTAGCTTAGATTCATAAGCAAATGTATGGGTTCTGGTTTTCATTAAACTATCTAAATATCATTCTTGGTAATTCTTACTACGCCAAACCAAAACGAAAGGGGCCTTCAAGAAATCAATACTACACAAATCAAATTACGAGTAGGTTACCTTTTTCTCAAAGTTCCTATCTTTCCGCTTCTGTCTAAATTTGTTTACAGCAGCTTCGCGTTGGCTGAGCTGATTCTGACGTACGTCATTGCCACTTCCGCTTGGACCATTCCCACTTCCATTGCCACCCTCAGCCCCATTTTTTATGATGGCACCACTCTCCATGTTTGGTCTTGCAATATTGGGAGTGGCACTAGTTCCGTTCTGCACATTACTTTCATTATGGCTACCTGAGATACTCCTGTTCACACTATAGTTTGCAGCATGACATTCAATGGGCACATCAGACACATTAGATGCACCACACCGAGCGGTCGATCCACGACCAATTGATGGCTGTTGCTGTGCCATAACTTGAAGGTAATAATGTACGTGATGGTGATGCTGCACAGAACCTTGCTGTACCTCTCTTGATTGGCCCAGTTGCACTGCATTGGCAGTTTCTTCGTCAGCTTTGTCATTCCCTACCACCTTTTCTGGAGACGTTTGGTGCTGGACCGGATGAAATGCTGACGTATGTTGGTTAGACTTGACAGCTGATGGTGACACCACTTTCTCCCTGTCTACAGAAGGCTTTGTGGCATTCTTAGTACTGGAACCCATGTCAATGTTGTTGCTACTACCATTGGAGCCTTGCTTTATTTGAGCAACATCTGAATTCGACTCCATCTTGCAGGTGGAGTTCGTTTTCACAGCATCAGAGCTGTTATCTTGAGGCGAACAGCTTCCCCGAAATCTTGCTCCAGCTTGATCAGAACCCATGGAGGTTTGGTACCTTGCAAAATACATGACAGTTAGTACGCAGCTTACTGCTGTGTTCATAACTTAGTAATTACAGTGATACTATGTTTTGCACCTGGTGAATGCTGAGAGATCTGATCTCTTCACAATATTTCGTTCATCGTGGATTTCAGTTCCAGATCTAGTTGTTTTCGATATTCTCAATCCTAATTCTTGGGATGGCATGTCGATGAGAGAATCAGTTTTCATATCATTCCCATGTGGCATCTTGGAGGAGCAATCATCAGTGGTTTTAGCAGCATGTTTGCTTTCTGTGTTTTTGGCTATTGAACTAATCAAATCAGCAGTTTGACTAGTTGGTTTCAGTGTGTGTATACCATCGTTTTCTGTCACTATTTTGTTTTCTGACATATTCTGGGACATGCGAGTCTCATGCTGTTTTTCTGTTGGATTAACAGACATCTCATTTGGAGAAGATTGATTCCCACGACTTGAGCTCCCAGGAGCGCCTATTTCTAAGTATTTCCCCATGGAGTCATCTGCAGAATAAAGTGGCAGTTGGTTGACATAGTACAGTAAAAAGATGTATTTCTTTGTGTAAGAGATATTGTCGAGCATACATACCATTATTCTGTTTTTGATTATTGCTGCTCCTTTTATTTGAGGTTGGAAACCACCTATTGCTACCTATCTCTGATTTGGGATGAATTACTTGTGCGCAAGTACTATCGGGTGAATCTGTTAGATGATTAGGAGACATAGGCTGTGGGCTGTCAATCTCCATAGCACGCTTCGTCCATGAACTCTGCattttaaaatatattgatgTCACGAGAATACATTTAAAATATATTGGCACTAACATTACCATATTGTTATTCTTAGTTCAATTGTAAGGTAGACTCGGTTTTAGAAGTTATAATAAAAGGTCCAAAGTAAAATTTGATCTTCAGAAAAAAACAAGTATGTGGAAgaaaacttagtgaaaacatagttTTTTTTAACTAGCAGAGGTATTAGTCCTATCAATTTTGGAAGAGACAAAAAAAATTGGTTCTGAGTTCTGAGTAGTATTCAACTACTATCATTTATTTCACATCTATGATCTAATACAATCTttaaggccttgtttggtactagtgttttAGCGGGAATTAGTGGGgacaatactctagagtattgggtgaatctCTGATGTCACCCAATCtccacaaaaccccatccccaatccactaggtaggagTAGAgaattggggattgaaaaaattacactaaaatttgggaaaaagtggggataagtggggattaaactcgctcatactctagcaccaaacatatattggggataagtggggatttgaagttcggagcggattatccccgctaatccccactaaaactctagtaccaaacaagccctaaTAGGTAAGAAGTACATACTTGAGTGCCACTTCCATTATCACTGCCATCCCTTGCATTGGGTCCGACActgaagtcatcatcttcatcgtcatcatcatcatcatcgtcgtcatcatcgtcatgACTGCTACTGCTGTTGTTCTCATATTTATCACCAGTCTTTGGTTTGGAACATTTTTGTGTATGGATGCCACTTTCACTTCCACTGGACTGGATTCCAAAGAAGCATATTTTAGAGTAATTGCAAAAGAACCAAGGTAAATAAGTATAGGTGAAAGCATCTATTCCCTTGTGACTATGGGGCTTGGTTTCCAACACAAAAGCTAGACCAACAACAAAACAACTTACACTGTGGCATCGCCTCCATATGTGCTGCCAAAGGTTCTTAAGTTCGTTCTTCCGTATAGGCTTCACTAAAAAGTCAACTGCTCCCTTTGACAAACACTTAAAGACTGTACTCATTGAGTCATTCTTAGACATCACTGCATGGAAACAAGATAAGTGTAAGAAGGTAAGAATTTTAAAATGTCAAAGTAAGAAACTAACAGGGAATAAGATGTGTATTAGTCTATTGGAGCAATATGGTTGAGCAGGAAAGGTACTTACTAATCACAGGAATGCCCTTGCAAATACTGTGACTCGTGATCTTACTAAGCAAACCGATGCCAGACAGACAAGGCATGCCAACCTCAGTCAATACAAGGTCAATACGGTTTCGCAGATCTTCAAGATGTTGCCATGCATGCAATCCATTCTCCGCAGAGATAACTGCAAAGACATGCATTTTCCAATCACTAGATTAACATAGCTGAAACATTCTTTAAAAGAGCAATCTTGATCTAGCCTCCACTTTTGAACAAAAAAAAAGCAAACATAACTCTAACAGGAAATAGAGCATAATGCACTGCCCAAATTAACAAATACATCAAGGGTACAATTTAAATTATGAagatccatgaaacttgaagaaaGTTTGTATTAAGTATCCAATTTAGTGCACCTTGAAGATAGCTAGGCTAAAATCAGCAAAATTCTTAGGTTCAGTTGCCTCGTGACAATGGGAATATAAGTTAAGTTCAAGCTTAGTCAAATCACTTCAGTTGCGCTGATTACAATTAGCAGCAAGACAGAATGTCAGGGGGTGTTTGTTTGGGTTTTTTCAGCTTTCCACTAGAAAAAGGCAGCAAATCGAAACAAATGGGTGGCTTTGAGAGCTGGCTTTGCCAAACCCAAAGCAGCAGGTAGGCGTTTTGAGGTGCTTCCCGCAGCTTCCTGTTACCATCCGAACCGTTTTTTTGGACTTGCCCATTTTTTCCTACCTTTTCTGAAACATTTCCTGTTGTTTTGGTAGATGAATAGGGAATTGTGAGAGCGGACGTTCCTTTTAGAAGAGCAGAATCCAAATATAGTGTTGAACAAGTAGGCGTAACGGTGGAGTTCTATGGTGGTGAACTTAATGGTGTAAGTTATTCTGATCCTGCTACTGTAAAAAAAAAATATGTGAGGTGTTCCCAATTAGGGGAAATTTTGATTTAGATCGGGCTACTTTGAAATCAGATGGTGTTTTTCGCAGCAGTCCAAGGGGTTGGTTCACTTTTGGTCATGCTACCTTTGCTTTGCTCTTCTTTATCTGGCATGGGGGTATTTACGGTAGATTGCCACCACCAGCCGAATCGTTTTCTCTCACATGGGCCAAAATATCAGGCCGTTTCTTCCAATCGCGCGACACGAGCTATGAGAGACCGCCCGCGCCGCCACCGCTGGGTAGCCCGTCGCCACCACTTTCTCCGACTGATTCCCAGCATCCACGGCGGATTTCCGCAGTACGCGCCGCCAGTCTCCCTTTCCTCCGAACTCTGCCTCCGTATGCCGGAGCTGCCTCGCCCGCATCAGATATCCTCCGCGTCCTCCTGTCCGAGCTCCCTGTGCTTGTGCTGCTTCTCCTCGTAGTAGCCCTGCTAGCCATGGTCCGTGTTGGTGACTTGGAGTAGGGGGCGTTGCCTTTGGCATGCCGCATGGCCACTAGCGTCGTATTACTCGATCCGTTAGTGCGTACTAGTAGTTTTGTTAGCTTCTGTTAGCATCTCGATCTGACATTCTCATGTTTGTTACATGATCAGCAAAAATAGAATTTTATGAATTATTTAGTGTGCGCATTTATATGTAGTTATGACAATATTTGGACTGCATTTTTTTCTAGCTACTTGTTGCAGCTTTAAGCAAAATATAGGCTAAAATATATCTAGATTCATTGAACCTGATAAATATTTCAGGCTGGATGGAGTATTACAAATAAATCTGCAAAAATATATGTTCTCACAACCTTGAAGGGTATTTCAGACCATTCATCTGTTCACAACAGCAGCTTTCCCTGCACAGCCAGCCAGCCatagcccaaacaaacaggcccTGAGTTGGCCTTTTGATTTTCTTTTTTCTCAGTGTTGGTGCTTACCTTTGTAACAAAGGAAGAAGAGTTCCTGGCCAAACTACAGCAAGAATTCTCTACGGGTAAAGTCCAACCTAAAAGTATAAAAGACTATCTCAGCTTCCATGCAACCTTCCAGAATGTAACTACCTAGATTATGCTAGTTAGATTCAAGCAATCCTATGATGCTATGTGGGGAGCATCATATGTGAAATAAAAAACCTTATCACAGTTTGACATGCACgagttttccttttttttttgttgcTTTTGCAGTTCCGCATATTGTGCTTACATGGTTTCATGTCTTATGGCTGTAAGCAGTGGCGAATCCAGCACATTTTGCTAGGGTGGGGCAGACCTAACTGGGCTGGGCTTTTTATTTTTTTCCTCATTTTCATGGAAGAAATAATGGGTTGGGCCAAATATTAGGACCCACCCTTCCACCCTGCTGGCTCCGCCACTGGCTGTAAGCAGGTGCATACCTGCCTTTTTTGGTTTCTAATTGTGAGTTCAAATAGTGGCAACTTATATATGTTATACACCAGCAATCACTTGACATATGCTAAGCTAGGTGCCTGGCAACTTAATGGTATGGGTTTGAGTCTTTGGATCCAAAATATGCCTTTTCATTTTCgccaaaaaattaaaattaaaaagATCACCTGAAACAAGCCAGAATTGGCAGTAATGATATCAGGTTATCATGTGTTGTGGTAAGCTGGACTTGAGCCTGCTCCAACCGTATCAATGAGTTAGTCTCATGCTTCAGCTTGTTCATAGCTGTTACTTAATGGCCAGGTTCTATGTATAGCCACAATCTTCTACATTGCATACTGAACTTATCTGAACACAGAAGATGTGGCATAGTCCACGATGGAGAAG
It includes:
- the LOC127295889 gene encoding elongator complex protein 6, with product MEGYGSGGGDLLSEAMCSGARVVVVEDCVDAPGAFVLHLLLKRALAGGGGGGGAALLALAQPFSHYDRVLRKMGCNLSVHRKSDRLHFFDLQAFPGGASGGGIADSLAQLYNSVRRAVEANRAKESDGRFTVMIDDVSLLEVAANGSADDVLDFLHYCVTLTSEMNCSLVVLVHEDIYSSEDGVGLLLHLRYIADLVIRAAPLSTGLAADVHGQLSVVNKGMMLSEQRLAKGQKVWNFHFKVKENGAEFFYPGSRH
- the LOC127295887 gene encoding two-component response regulator-like PRR73, giving the protein MVSACQAGTDRPSSNGAIRRTGSGAAQSGHALSANGGKEWRGGQAEEEDLPNTHSAPPGARQLDEQKHHQGPVIRWERFLPVKTLRVLLVENDDCTRQIVGALLRKCGYEVISAENGLHAWQHLEDLRNRIDLVLTEVGMPCLSGIGLLSKITSHSICKGIPVIMMSKNDSMSTVFKCLSKGAVDFLVKPIRKNELKNLWQHIWRRCHSSSGSESGIHTQKCSKPKTGDKYENNSSSSHDDDDDDDDDDDDEDDDFSVGPNARDGSDNGSGTQSSWTKRAMEIDSPQPMSPNHLTDSPDSTCAQVIHPKSEIGSNRWFPTSNKRSSNNQKQNNDDSMGKYLEIGAPGSSSRGNQSSPNEMSVNPTEKQHETRMSQNMSENKIVTENDGIHTLKPTSQTADLISSIAKNTESKHAAKTTDDCSSKMPHGNDMKTDSLIDMPSQELGLRISKTTRSGTEIHDERNIVKRSDLSAFTRYQTSMGSDQAGARFRGSCSPQDNSSDAVKTNSTCKMESNSDVAQIKQGSNGSSNNIDMGSSTKNATKPSVDREKVVSPSAVKSNQHTSAFHPVQHQTSPEKVVGNDKADEETANAVQLGQSREVQQGSVQHHHHVHYYLQVMAQQQPSIGRGSTARCGASNVSDVPIECHAANYSVNRSISGSHNESNVQNGTSATPNIARPNMESGAIIKNGAEGGNGSGNGPSGSGNDVRQNQLSQREAAVNKFRQKRKDRNFEKKVRYQSRKKLAEQRPRVRGQFVRQSGQEDQAGQAADR